DNA sequence from the Sporosarcina sp. ANT_H38 genome:
GATTTTTCATGTAAATGATGAACCGAAGGCGTTTTGTCAAAATTGTCGGGTGGAAGTATTTGCGAAGAAAAAGCCTGTAGGTCGTCCAACTGTTGGCATTACGAAAAAAGTTTCGCTTACTCTCCCTGAAGAAGAATGGGATTGGTTGGATGAAAAAGCTGAAGGCAATCGCTCTAAATTTTTGAGGGAAATTGTCTGGAATGCGCTTGGTAATGAATCTGAGTGGGACAATTATGCCTGTCTTGGATATGCGATTAAGGGATTGGAAGAAATGAGTTATTCTTCTGAGGAAATTAAAAAGATAGTGCGTGCAATTTATTCGCAATTCGATATGAAGAGTGTTCCAGAAGCGAATAAAGTTTATTGTGAATCAGATTATTAAGAGTGGCTGATGTCACTTTTGTTCTTCTCAAAGCCATTCCCTTTGGTTTTGAGGCGTTCAAATGAATTTGGGTTATATTCATAAGGGAATTGATTAGAACGCAAAATAAGCCCTTTGTAATTGTTTTAGAGGGCATTGGTTTTATAATGATTCATACTTATTTATTATAATAAATATATGGATGAAATTATTTGATTCGTTGTTCTCGTTTGTGCTTTTTTGTGTTACTGTATGTATGTAAACGAATGGAGGTACTAATATGGTCGAAAATAAAAAAAAGAGGGTTCATATAACTTTAAGTCAAGACAGTTTTGACAAAGTAGAAGAAACCTCTAATCGTTATGGCATTACTCCTAATGCTTTTATATCTTTTATTGTTGGTCAATGGGTTGACGCTAATTATAATATGTCAAAAGTAATGTCTGATAAAGTGAATGATTTACTTCCGGATCTGAGTACTGTTTCTGAAAATCCACAATTGATGGAAATGGTTAAAGCGATTTTAAGTAGTGATCAGGATTTTAAAGATGCTGCTAGAAATAAAATTGATAACAAATAAAAAAAGTGCTGAGATAATTTTTGATTCACTTACCTTAACTCAACCTAATCTAATCAAATAAAATAGGCTTATCTAATTCATTCAAACTAGTTTATTGAAACTAATTCATTCTAAAAAAAAGATAAGTAAATTATAAAAACTTAAAAAAACAAAGTTAATGTTAGTTGAAGTCAT
Encoded proteins:
- a CDS encoding ribbon-helix-helix domain-containing protein — translated: MFVLRGLDGKIVTSTEWGKEEKEEQHEMYEQAQQALEEIEKSLPKGMFRIVATECDRCGGNHDVTIFHVNDEPKAFCQNCRVEVFAKKKPVGRPTVGITKKVSLTLPEEEWDWLDEKAEGNRSKFLREIVWNALGNESEWDNYACLGYAIKGLEEMSYSSEEIKKIVRAIYSQFDMKSVPEANKVYCESDY